A part of Podarcis muralis chromosome 15, rPodMur119.hap1.1, whole genome shotgun sequence genomic DNA contains:
- the TM2D2 gene encoding TM2 domain-containing protein 2, translating to MAGRGPPLCYALLCGQAALLLGNLLLLQGVPRSLQHNATLGPEQPGPEPPATAGGAFSCQGPHGPHGPLVRCDHLPEEFVECEAPMDHGGNASAREELGYGCLKFGGQAYSDVSHTQVQCKALDGIECAGQRTFRRGNKPCIKYTGHYFITTLLYSFFLGCFGVDRFCLGHTGTAVGKLLTLGGLGIWWFVDLILLITGGLMPSDGSNWCTIY from the exons ATGGCGGGCCGAGGGCCGCCGCTTTGCTACGCGCTGCTGTGCGGGcaggcggcgctgctgctgggcAACCTGCTGCTCCTGCAGGGCGTGCCGCGCAGCCTCCAGCACAACGCCACCCTCGGCCCCGAGCAGCCCGGCCCGGAGCCCCCCGCCACCGCCGGAGGCGCCTTCTCCTGCCAAGGCCCCCACGGCCCCCACGGCCCGCTCGTGCGCTGCGACCACCT ACCTGAGGAGTTTGTAGAGTGTGAGGCTCCCATGGATCATGGTGGAAATGCAAGTGCACGAGAGGAACTGGGCTACGGATGTCTCAAG TTTGGTGGTCAGGCATATAGTGATGTGAGCCACACTCAGGTCCAATGCAAGGCACTGGATGGTATCGAATGTGCAGGCCAGCGGACGTTTCGGCGGGGGAATAAGCCATGCATAAA ATACACGGGGCACTACTTCATAACTACTCTCCTCTACTCCTTTTTCTTGGGCTGCTTTGGAGTGGATCGCTTCTGCCTGGGGCACACAGGCACAGCTGTAGGGAAATTGCTCACTCTTGGAGGACTTGGGATCTGGTGGTTTGTGGACTTGATTCTTCTTATCACTGGGGGACTGATGCCCAGTGATGGAAGCAACTGGTGTACCATTTACTGA